The DNA sequence ACAGCGCAACAACAACCCGCTAGCGTTGGCCACGCACGTAACGCGAGGCCGGACGCACCGCGATGCCTGAAGAGGCCGAAGCGCGGTACGCGGCCCGCAGCAACCGAAGCAACGCGGGGCTGGGGAAAGGCGGCGCTGATCTTGGGCAAGGTCGTGCTCGTGACCGGGGTGGCCCGGCAGCTAGGCGGCAGGTTCGTCCGGCGCGTTCAGCGCGATCCCGAGGTCGAGCGGGTGGTCGCCGTCGACGCGGTGCCGCCCGAGCACCATCTGGGCGGCGCCGACTTCGTCCAGGCCGACATCCGGCAGCCCACGATCACCCGGGTGCTCGCCGAGCACGCCGTGGACACGGTGGTGCACATGGACGTCACGGGCACCGCGCTCGCCGGCGGCAGCCGCGGCTCGGTCAAGGAGACCAACGTCATCGGCACCATGCAGCTGCTCGGCGCCTGCCAGAAGTCGCCGACGGTCAAGCGCCTGGTGGTGAAGTCGAGTACGAACGTGTACGGCTCGGCGCCGCGCGATCCGGCGATCTTCACGGAGACCACCCCGCCCAAGTCGCTGCCGAGCGGCGGCTTCGCCAAGGACACCGTCGAGGTCGAGGGCTATGTCCGGGGCTTCGCGCGCCGTCGCCCGGACGTCGCGGTGTGCGTCCTGCGGTTCGCGAACATCCTCGGCCCGGCCGCGGACTCGCCGCTCGCCGAGTACTTCGCGCTGCCGGTCCTGCCGACGGTCTTCGGCTACGACCCGCGCCTGCAGTTCGTCCACGAGGACGATGTGATCGAGGTGCTGCGCCTCGCCTCGCACGACCCGGCGCGCTCCACGCTCAACAGCGGCACCTTCAACATCGCGGGTGACGGACTGCTGCTGCTCTCGCAGTGCGCGCGCCGCCTCGGCCGTCCGACGCTGCCCGTGTTCCTGCCCGCCGTCACCTGGGTGGGCACCGCGCTGCGCACGCTCGGGGTCACCGACTTCTCGCGCGAGCAGATCCGGCTGCTCACCCACGGCCGGGTCGTGGCGACGCGGCAGATGCGCGAGACACTGGGGTTCAAGCCCAAGTACACGACCGCGGAGACCTTCGCGGACTTCGTACGCAGCCGGGGTCCCGGGCTGCTGCCTCCGGAGGCGCTCGCGGCGGCCGTCGACAAGGTCGCGGCGCTGCCGTTCGCGAGCGGCGGTCCGGAGCGCGGCGCCCCCGTGGGCGCCGGGCGCGAAGCCGACGACAGTGCCCACCACAGCGCCAACTGAGGAGATCGTCAACGATGGCGGACGCCAAGGTCATTCCGTTCGACGACGACCGGTCGCGTGGGGCCGGACAGCGGCCGCCGCGCCGCAGGACCACCGTGTCGCGCCGCAAGGGCGACGCGGCGACGGTGCGTGAGGTCAAGGCGGTGCCGGCAGGGCGCGACGGAGGTGCTCCCGGGGTGGACGAGACCAAGCCGGGGGCCGCGGGCGGGGACTCCTCCGAGCCTTCGGGCCGGCGGCCGCGGCGGGACGGCCGCGCCCGGGGTGAGGTGTCCGAGGCCGACCGCGCCGGGGAGCGGGAGTCGGTGGCACGGCAGGTGCCCGAGCCGCGCGGCGGCGGGGGCGGCTGGGACCGGCGGATCGCCGGTGGCCTCGCGTTCCTGCGGCGGCGGCTGACGGGGGACTACGAGGTCGACGAGTTCGGGTACGACGCGGAGCTCACCGACCAGGTCCTGATGTCGCTGCTCCGGCCGATCTACGACAAGTACTTCCGGGTGGAGGTCAAGGGCATCGAGAACGTGCCCAGTGACGGCGGGGCGCTGATCGTCGCCAACCACTCGGGGACGCTGCCGTGGGACGGCCTGATGATGCAGGTCGCCGTGCACGATCACCATCCGCAGCAGCGGCATCTGCGGCTGCTCGCGGCCGACTTGGTGTTCATGCTGCCGGTGGTGAACGAGCTGGCGCGCAAGGCCGGGCACACGCTGGCCTGTGCGGAGGACGCGGGGGCGCTGCTTGAGCGGGGGGAGCTCGTCGGGGTGATGCCCGAGGGGTTCAAGGGGATCGGGAAGCCCTTCGGGGAGCGGTACAAGTTGCAGCGGTTCGGGCGGGGCGGGTTCGTGTCCACGGCGCTGCGGACCGGGTCGCCGATCGTGCCGTGCTCCATCGTGGGCGCGGAGGAGATCTACCCGATGGTGGGCAACGCGAAGACGTTGGCCCGGGTGTTGGGGATTCCCTACTTTCCGCTGACGCCCACGTTTCCTTGGCTGGGGCCTTTGGGGGTGGTGCCGTTGCCGACGAAGTGGACCATCCAGTTCGGGGAGCCGATTCCCACGGACGGGTATCCGCCGGAGGCCGCCGAGGATCCGATGCTGATGTTCAACCTCACGGATCAGGTGCGGGAGCAGATTCAGCACACGCTGTACAAGCTCCTTGTGCAGCGGCGGTCGGTGTTCTTCTGACGCCCAGCAGGGCCGGACGGGCTGCAACGACGTAGACGAGCTGAAACGACCCGGCCGTCCGCCTTCCCATTTCGGGGGCGGACGGCCGGGTGTCGAAACGCCTACTTCTGGCCCTCGTCCTCGATGCTCAGCTCCGGCAGGAGCCCGGGGATCAGGGGCGGGAGGGTCACGTCCGGCTTCGCGGGGTCGGGGTTGCTGTGGGGCTTCTCGGACGTGTGGTGCGAGGGGGGCGGGGTGTGCGGACCGGGCGGTTCGATCAGGCCGTCCGTCACTCCGGGGAGGAGGCCTTCGCTCTCCTTGTGGGAGGGGGCGGGGGGCCTCGGCTTGCCCGGGGCGCGGTGGGACGGGGACTCGTCCGCGGTGTGCGGGGACGGGTGGTCCCGGCGGGGCGTGTCGGGGGCTTCCTCGCGGGGGCGGTCGTCCGTCGCGCGGTGCTTTCCGGGCGTCCTGGGAAGCAGGGAGCGCAGCGGGTCGACTTGCTGCTCTATGGCGTCGAAGACGGAGCTGACCTCTTGGCCCACGTCACCGAGCTGGACGGGGAGCTTGGCGCGCAGGTCGCGCCAGCTGGCGCCGTGGGCCTTGGCGAAGGAGGAGAGCGCCTGGATGGGCCCGAGGGAGCCGTCGCGCTCGTAGGCCTGGCGGAGGAGGCGGTGGCCTTCCGAGGCGTCGTGGCGCATGCCGGAGAGGGCGCGGCGGACCTCGCCGAGGGACTCGTGGTCGAGGTCGCCGGAGCGGGCGCGCTCCATCAGCCTGCGGGCCTCGCTGAGCCTGGTGGAGGCCTGGTCGAGGTAGATCTGGCCGCGGTCGGCGTCGCTGTCCGCCATGCCGAGCTTGAGGTCTTCCATGCCGCGCTTGAGGCCGTAGAGCGAGTCGCCCGGCAGTGCGTCGTTGCTCGCGGCGGCGATGCCGCCGAAGGCTCCGGCGGCCACGCCCACGGTGAGTCCGCCCGCGGCGATGCCTTTGGACAGACGGGTGCGCGGCTTGAGCTTCCGCAGTGCGCGGTGGGCGCCCTTGCGGGAGCGCTGGCGCGGCACGGAGGCGGCGTCGCCTGTGGTGCCCTCCGCGAGCATGGCCTCCATGGCGGCCACGAGCTGGGCCCGCTGCACCACTTTGACCTCGGGGTCGAGCTCCGGCCTGGGGAGCCGGGCCAGGCCGTCGGCGAGCGCCAGGAGGCGGTCGCTCTCGGCCGGTCCTGGCCCCGCGGTGTCGGGGCGGGCGACCGCGTGGGCGGCGGGTTCTTCGGGCTGCTCGGCCGCCGGGTCCTGGCCGGAGTGCTCCTCCAGGGCCTGGGCGAAGGCGTTCGCCCGCCGGTGGGCCGATACGTTCGCGATCACTGGCGGCACCTCCTCTCGTCATGACGTCGACTCCCCAGGCGTCCTGAGGGTTGCAGGTCCTGAGCGCTTCCACACGATCGGGTGAACGAATGGGGCGTCCCCCTGCTCTTTCGGAGCTCGGGGGAGGTCAGGATGCGACCACAGGGAGCCTGCATCTCGCACAACGAGCGTCGCGGCACTTGGGTTACGGACGGAGGATGATCGGACCGCCAAAGAATGAGGAGATGCCGCGACGGCCATCTGGCCGCCACGGACGGTGAGTTGGCGCTCGCTCAGGGTGTCGGACCGGTGGTCGGTCCGGGTGCCGGCCCGGCTGTCGGCCCGGATGCCGGGTCAGCGGGCGTCGTCCGGGAGGAGCCGGGCGAGGGTGCGGACCGCTCGGTACTGAAGGGTCTTGATCGCGCCTTCGTTCTTGCCCATCACGCGTGCGGTCTCGGCGACGGACAGGCCCTGGAGGAAGCGCAGCGTCACGCACTCCTGCTGCTGCGGGTTGAGGCGGCGGACGGCGTCCAGGAGCGCCGCGTTCGACAGGGATTCGAGGACGGAGTCCTCCGGGCTGCGCTCGACCTCGTTGGCGTCGAGCATTTCGCCGGTGGTCACTTCGAGGCGGAACCGGCTCGACTTGAAGTGGTCGGCGACGAGATTGCGGGCGATCGTGACCAGCCAGGCGCCGAAGTCGCGGCCCTGCCAGGTGAAGGTGCCGATCCGGCGCAGGGCGCGCAGAAAGGTCTCACTGGTGAGGTCCTCGGCGGTCGCCTTGCCGCCGACGCGGTAGTAGATGTAGCGGTAGACCGTGTCGCTGTACTGGTCGTAGAGGCGGCCGAACGCGTCGGCCTCGCCCGCCTGGGCGCGCTCGACGAGGTCCATCATGCGGGCGCTGTCACTGTCCGCGGCGGGGCGGCGGGTGGTGGTGGCGGCGCCGGAGCGCGTCCGTCTGCTGACCGCGGCACCGCCGTCCGCCAAGGCGTAGCACGGCCCGGCGGGTGCCGGGACGGCGAAGGCGGGGACGGCGTACGCGGTGGGGACGAAGCCGCGCAGGCGGTCGAGGACCGTTGCGCGCAGCGTAGCCAGGCCCGAGGCGTCAACCCCGACGTGTGGGTACACGGGACTCCCAGAGGCAGAGCTTCCATCACGTGCAGTGCTGGACCGTTCACCCGTCGTAGCGACGTGCGGGGTCCGGTATGCGTCTGAGGAGAATAACGCTTCGTACAGGCAGCGCTACACCCAGTTGCTCAAATCATCGATTACGTCGCTTCTCTTACCGTTCAGCGGTCGGACAAGTACCGGTTATTGAACGCTTATTGATCGAAACGGCGCGCATTCGGGCTGAGCGGGGGGCGTGTTGTGGCCGAGTTGAACGAACGGGACTGGCGGGAGGCCCGACGGGTAAGAGAGAACGATTACCGCCGTTTTCGCACTGGTGACGGTACGTGGCGGCCGCCGGGCCGCACACGCGATCGATGCCGGCGGAGACGCGGGGGATATGGCCCGCCCGGCGTTCGAGGACGAGCACGCGGCGCGAAAGGGAAGCCGGTCCGGCGCCCGAGGACGAGGTGCGCGGCGCCGGGGGACGGCTCACGCGCCCCGAGGGCTCAGTGGCGGCGGCGGTGCAGCGCCACCGCGGCCGCGGCCCCGCCGGCGAGGGCTCCCACGCCCGCGGCCGCCGGGATGCCGACCTTCGCGGCCTTCCGGCCCGTGCGGTAGTCCCGCAGCCGCCAGTCGCGGGCGCGCGCGTGCTTGCGCAGCTTGGCGTCGGGGTTGATCGCGTACGGATGGCCGACGAGCGACAGCATCGGGATGTCGTTGTGGGAGTCGCTGTAGGCGGCGCAGCGGGCCAGGTCGAGGCCTTCGGCGGCGGCCAGGGCGCGCACCGCCTCGGCCTTGGCGGGGCCGTGCAGGGGCTCGCCGACGAGCTTGCCCGTATAGATGCCGCCGACGGACTCGGCGACCGTGCCGAGCGCGCCGGTCAGGCCGAGGCGGCGGGCGATGATCGTGGCCATCTCCACCGGGGCCGCGGTGACCAGCCAGACCTTCTGGCCCGCGTCGAGGTGGGCCTGGGCGAGGGCGCGGGTGCCGGCCCAGATGCGGTCGGCCAGGTAGTCGTCGTACACGGCCTCGCCGATGGAGATCAGCTCGGCGACGCGGTGGCCCTTGACGATGGACAGGGCGCTCTCGCGGGCGTCCTGGAGGTGCTCGGGGTCCTCGCCCGCGAGCCGGAACCAGGCCTGCTGCCAGATGAACCGGGTGAGTTCGCGGCGCTGGAAGAACTTGCGCTGGTACAGGCCGCGGCCGAAGTAGAAGAGCGCGGCGCCCTGCAGCACGGTGTTGTCGAGGTCGAAGAAGGCGGCGGCCTTGTCGTCGCCGACCACCGGGAACTCGGGACCTGCGGCCTCGTCGGGCGGCGGGGTCCGCGCGAGGTCTTCCAACTCCTGCGAGGACTTGCGAGCGGCCTCCGCCGAGGCCTCGCCTGCCAGGACGCTGCGCGCGGTGGCGGAGCGCCTACGGGGGTGGAGCCAACCGAGAGCGGCCATGCCGTCGAGCATAGCCACTCTGTTCGGTTCTCCCGTGAAGGCTGGGATTCGAACCCGTCAACGCACTGTGTCGCGCTGGTCACAGTACGGGGTTCGCCCGGTGCGGGGGAGCGCGTAGGAAGCTGGGGGCATGAGCCCGATTTTTCGTAGGACGGCGAAGCAGGCGGCGCGGAGTGCCGCGAAGGTGCCCGGGGACCGGCTGGTCACGCTGATCGGCAAGCCCGGGTGCCATCTGTGCGAGGACGCCGAGGCCGTGGTGGAGAAGGTGTGCGGCGAGCTGGGCGCCGCGTGGGAGAAGAAGGACATCACCGAGGACGAGGCGCTGCACCGGGAGTACTGGGAGCAGATTCCGGTGGTCCTCGTGGACGGGGAGCAGCACACCTTCTGGAAGGTCGACGCCGAGCGGCTGCGGCGGGCGCTCACGCAGTAGCGGGCGGGGGCCGGCCGCATAGCACGGGTGTGGCGGGGGCCGTGCGCGGCGATGGCTGGT is a window from the Streptomyces spectabilis genome containing:
- a CDS encoding NAD-dependent epimerase/dehydratase family protein, with amino-acid sequence MGKVVLVTGVARQLGGRFVRRVQRDPEVERVVAVDAVPPEHHLGGADFVQADIRQPTITRVLAEHAVDTVVHMDVTGTALAGGSRGSVKETNVIGTMQLLGACQKSPTVKRLVVKSSTNVYGSAPRDPAIFTETTPPKSLPSGGFAKDTVEVEGYVRGFARRRPDVAVCVLRFANILGPAADSPLAEYFALPVLPTVFGYDPRLQFVHEDDVIEVLRLASHDPARSTLNSGTFNIAGDGLLLLSQCARRLGRPTLPVFLPAVTWVGTALRTLGVTDFSREQIRLLTHGRVVATRQMRETLGFKPKYTTAETFADFVRSRGPGLLPPEALAAAVDKVAALPFASGGPERGAPVGAGREADDSAHHSAN
- a CDS encoding lysophospholipid acyltransferase family protein, with product MADAKVIPFDDDRSRGAGQRPPRRRTTVSRRKGDAATVREVKAVPAGRDGGAPGVDETKPGAAGGDSSEPSGRRPRRDGRARGEVSEADRAGERESVARQVPEPRGGGGGWDRRIAGGLAFLRRRLTGDYEVDEFGYDAELTDQVLMSLLRPIYDKYFRVEVKGIENVPSDGGALIVANHSGTLPWDGLMMQVAVHDHHPQQRHLRLLAADLVFMLPVVNELARKAGHTLACAEDAGALLERGELVGVMPEGFKGIGKPFGERYKLQRFGRGGFVSTALRTGSPIVPCSIVGAEEIYPMVGNAKTLARVLGIPYFPLTPTFPWLGPLGVVPLPTKWTIQFGEPIPTDGYPPEAAEDPMLMFNLTDQVREQIQHTLYKLLVQRRSVFF
- a CDS encoding DUF5667 domain-containing protein, which gives rise to MIANVSAHRRANAFAQALEEHSGQDPAAEQPEEPAAHAVARPDTAGPGPAESDRLLALADGLARLPRPELDPEVKVVQRAQLVAAMEAMLAEGTTGDAASVPRQRSRKGAHRALRKLKPRTRLSKGIAAGGLTVGVAAGAFGGIAAASNDALPGDSLYGLKRGMEDLKLGMADSDADRGQIYLDQASTRLSEARRLMERARSGDLDHESLGEVRRALSGMRHDASEGHRLLRQAYERDGSLGPIQALSSFAKAHGASWRDLRAKLPVQLGDVGQEVSSVFDAIEQQVDPLRSLLPRTPGKHRATDDRPREEAPDTPRRDHPSPHTADESPSHRAPGKPRPPAPSHKESEGLLPGVTDGLIEPPGPHTPPPSHHTSEKPHSNPDPAKPDVTLPPLIPGLLPELSIEDEGQK
- a CDS encoding ECF subfamily RNA polymerase sigma factor, BldN family; this translates as MYPHVGVDASGLATLRATVLDRLRGFVPTAYAVPAFAVPAPAGPCYALADGGAAVSRRTRSGAATTTRRPAADSDSARMMDLVERAQAGEADAFGRLYDQYSDTVYRYIYYRVGGKATAEDLTSETFLRALRRIGTFTWQGRDFGAWLVTIARNLVADHFKSSRFRLEVTTGEMLDANEVERSPEDSVLESLSNAALLDAVRRLNPQQQECVTLRFLQGLSVAETARVMGKNEGAIKTLQYRAVRTLARLLPDDAR
- a CDS encoding HAD family hydrolase, producing the protein MAALGWLHPRRRSATARSVLAGEASAEAARKSSQELEDLARTPPPDEAAGPEFPVVGDDKAAAFFDLDNTVLQGAALFYFGRGLYQRKFFQRRELTRFIWQQAWFRLAGEDPEHLQDARESALSIVKGHRVAELISIGEAVYDDYLADRIWAGTRALAQAHLDAGQKVWLVTAAPVEMATIIARRLGLTGALGTVAESVGGIYTGKLVGEPLHGPAKAEAVRALAAAEGLDLARCAAYSDSHNDIPMLSLVGHPYAINPDAKLRKHARARDWRLRDYRTGRKAAKVGIPAAAGVGALAGGAAAAVALHRRRH
- a CDS encoding glutaredoxin family protein, whose amino-acid sequence is MSPIFRRTAKQAARSAAKVPGDRLVTLIGKPGCHLCEDAEAVVEKVCGELGAAWEKKDITEDEALHREYWEQIPVVLVDGEQHTFWKVDAERLRRALTQ